In the Serinus canaria isolate serCan28SL12 chromosome 22, serCan2020, whole genome shotgun sequence genome, one interval contains:
- the GMCL1 gene encoding germ cell-less protein-like 1 isoform X1, producing MGSLGSRVLRRKAGLPRGEAAAAGKGGKRKRGGAEGTGDSDSDGEAEREERLLHLRGRRKKLKSTSKYIYQTLFLNGENSDIKICALGEEWNLHKIYLCQSGYFSSMFSGSWKESSMNVIELEIPDQNIDVEALQVAFGSLYRDDVLINPSRVVALLAAACMLQLDGLIQQCGETMKETITAQTVCGYYNSAGTYGLDSVKKKCLEWLLNNLMTHQSVGLFKELSINLMKQLISSSNLFVLQVEMDVYTALKKWMFLQLVPSWNGSFKQVLSEADAWFAERRREFGGDVAFLESAQGSAFVPVFAHLRLQYIISDLASARIVERDALLPSEWLSSVYKQQWFAMLRAEQDNDIGPQEINKEELEGNSMRCGRKLAKDGDYCWRWTGFNFGLDLLVTYTNRYIIFKRNTLNQPCSGSVSLQPRRSLAFRLRLASFDCSGKMICSRTTGYQILTLEKDQEQIVMNLDSRLLTFPLYICCNFLYTSPEKRADSEAQLDHLEA from the exons ATGGGCTCGCTGGGCAGCCGCGTGCTGCGGCGCAAGGCCGGGCTCCCGCGGGGCgaggcggcggccgcgggcAAAGGCGGCAAGAGGAAGCGCGGCGGGGCCGAGGGAACCGGCGACAGCGACAGCGACGGCGAGGCCGAGCGGGAGGAGCGGCTGCTGCACCTCCGGGGCCGCAG gaaaaaattgaaaagcacGTCGAAGTATATTTATCAGACGCTGTTTTTGAATGGGGAGAACAGTGATATCAAAATTtgtgctctgggagaggagtggAACTTGCACAAGATTTATTTGTGTCAG TCAGGCTACTTTTCCAGTATGTTCAGTGGCTCTTGGAAAGAATCCAGCATGAATGTCATAGAGCTGGAGATTCCTGATCAAAACATTGATGTAGAAG ccctgcaggtggccTTTGGCTCGCTCTACAGGGACGATGTGCTGATCAACCCCAGCCGCGTGgtggccctgctggcagcagcctgcatGCTGCAGCTG gatgGCTTAATCCAGCAATGTGGTGAAACAATGAAGGAAACCATCACTGCCCAAACTGTGTGTGGTTATTATAATTCTGCAGGGACATATGGGCTGGACTCCGTGAAGAAAAA GTGCCTTGAGTGGCTCTTGAACAATCTGATGACTCACCAGAGTGTTGGACTCTTCAAGGAACTCAG CATAAACCTCATGAAGCAGCTGATCAGCTCCTCCAACCTGTTTGTGCTGCAGGTGGAGATGGATGTGTACACTGCTCTCAAAAAG TGGATGTTCCTTCAGCTCGTGCCTTCTTGGAATGGGTCTTTCAAGCAGGTGCTGAGTGAAGCTGATGCCTGGTTTGCTGAGCGCAGGAGAG AGTTTGGGGGCGACGTTGCCTTCCTGGAGTCGGCGCAGGGCAGCGCCTTCGTGCCCGTGTTCGCTCACCTGAGGCTGCAGTACATCATCAGTGACCTGGCCTCAGCCAGGATCGTGGAGAGGGatgccctgctgccctcag aatgGCTGTCCTCTGTTTACAAACAGCAGTGGTTTGCCATGCTCAGAGCAGAACAAGACAATGATATTGG gccTCAAGAAATCAATAAGGAGGAACTGGAAGGAAACAGCATGAGGTGTGGTCGCAAACTGGCCAAGGATGGTGAT tACTGCTGGCGCTGGACTGGCTTTAACTTCGGCCTGGACCTGCTGGTGACCTACACCAACCGCTACATCATCTTCAAGCGCAACACGCTGAACCAGCCGTGCAGCGGCTCCGTCAGCCTGCAGCCGCGCCGCAGCCTGGCCTTcag GTTGCGCCTGGCCTCCTTCGACTGCAGCGGGAAGATGATTTGCAGCAGGACCACGGGCTATCAGATCCTCACCCTGGAGAAGGACCAG GAGCAGATCGTGATGAATTTGGACAGCAGACTCCTGACCTTCCCCCTCTACATCTGCTGCAACTTCCTGTACACATCCCCAGAGAAGCGGGCAGACAGTGAGGCCCAGCTGGATCATCTGGAAGCCTGA
- the GMCL1 gene encoding germ cell-less protein-like 1 isoform X2, which produces MGSLGSRVLRRKAGLPRGEAAAAGKGGKRKRGGAEGTGDSDSDGEAEREERLLHLRGRRKKLKSTSKYIYQTLFLNGENSDIKICALGEEWNLHKIYLCQSGYFSSMFSGSWKESSMNVIELEIPDQNIDVEALQVAFGSLYRDDVLINPSRVVALLAAACMLQLDGLIQQCGETMKETITAQTVCGYYNSAGTYGLDSVKKKCLEWLLNNLMTHQSVGLFKELSINLMKQLISSSNLFVLQVEMDVYTALKKWMFLQLVPSWNGSFKQVLSEADAWFAERRREWLSSVYKQQWFAMLRAEQDNDIGPQEINKEELEGNSMRCGRKLAKDGDYCWRWTGFNFGLDLLVTYTNRYIIFKRNTLNQPCSGSVSLQPRRSLAFRLRLASFDCSGKMICSRTTGYQILTLEKDQEQIVMNLDSRLLTFPLYICCNFLYTSPEKRADSEAQLDHLEA; this is translated from the exons ATGGGCTCGCTGGGCAGCCGCGTGCTGCGGCGCAAGGCCGGGCTCCCGCGGGGCgaggcggcggccgcgggcAAAGGCGGCAAGAGGAAGCGCGGCGGGGCCGAGGGAACCGGCGACAGCGACAGCGACGGCGAGGCCGAGCGGGAGGAGCGGCTGCTGCACCTCCGGGGCCGCAG gaaaaaattgaaaagcacGTCGAAGTATATTTATCAGACGCTGTTTTTGAATGGGGAGAACAGTGATATCAAAATTtgtgctctgggagaggagtggAACTTGCACAAGATTTATTTGTGTCAG TCAGGCTACTTTTCCAGTATGTTCAGTGGCTCTTGGAAAGAATCCAGCATGAATGTCATAGAGCTGGAGATTCCTGATCAAAACATTGATGTAGAAG ccctgcaggtggccTTTGGCTCGCTCTACAGGGACGATGTGCTGATCAACCCCAGCCGCGTGgtggccctgctggcagcagcctgcatGCTGCAGCTG gatgGCTTAATCCAGCAATGTGGTGAAACAATGAAGGAAACCATCACTGCCCAAACTGTGTGTGGTTATTATAATTCTGCAGGGACATATGGGCTGGACTCCGTGAAGAAAAA GTGCCTTGAGTGGCTCTTGAACAATCTGATGACTCACCAGAGTGTTGGACTCTTCAAGGAACTCAG CATAAACCTCATGAAGCAGCTGATCAGCTCCTCCAACCTGTTTGTGCTGCAGGTGGAGATGGATGTGTACACTGCTCTCAAAAAG TGGATGTTCCTTCAGCTCGTGCCTTCTTGGAATGGGTCTTTCAAGCAGGTGCTGAGTGAAGCTGATGCCTGGTTTGCTGAGCGCAGGAGAG aatgGCTGTCCTCTGTTTACAAACAGCAGTGGTTTGCCATGCTCAGAGCAGAACAAGACAATGATATTGG gccTCAAGAAATCAATAAGGAGGAACTGGAAGGAAACAGCATGAGGTGTGGTCGCAAACTGGCCAAGGATGGTGAT tACTGCTGGCGCTGGACTGGCTTTAACTTCGGCCTGGACCTGCTGGTGACCTACACCAACCGCTACATCATCTTCAAGCGCAACACGCTGAACCAGCCGTGCAGCGGCTCCGTCAGCCTGCAGCCGCGCCGCAGCCTGGCCTTcag GTTGCGCCTGGCCTCCTTCGACTGCAGCGGGAAGATGATTTGCAGCAGGACCACGGGCTATCAGATCCTCACCCTGGAGAAGGACCAG GAGCAGATCGTGATGAATTTGGACAGCAGACTCCTGACCTTCCCCCTCTACATCTGCTGCAACTTCCTGTACACATCCCCAGAGAAGCGGGCAGACAGTGAGGCCCAGCTGGATCATCTGGAAGCCTGA